The Erythrobacter sp. JK5 genome includes a region encoding these proteins:
- a CDS encoding sigma-70 family RNA polymerase sigma factor, with protein sequence MTEKQKTKRTPAEKAEFKRELTEVVPHLRAFARGLCGRPDMADDLVQETMLKAWAAQERFEPGTSMRAWTFVILRNAYLTDMRRNRFRGEYDEGVAERILTAPAGQEEPIHLSDMHRALLTLPPERREALLLVGAGGFSYEEASEICGCAVGTIKSRVGRARATLNSMLADDDIPQRSIDDASAHRAILEELDQVAAGNGIAAAKP encoded by the coding sequence ATGACCGAAAAGCAGAAAACCAAGCGCACGCCAGCCGAAAAAGCGGAATTCAAACGCGAACTTACCGAAGTCGTCCCGCATTTGCGCGCTTTCGCACGCGGTCTGTGCGGCCGTCCCGACATGGCCGACGATCTCGTACAGGAAACCATGCTCAAGGCGTGGGCGGCGCAGGAGCGATTCGAACCGGGCACATCGATGCGGGCATGGACGTTCGTGATCCTGCGCAACGCCTATCTCACCGACATGCGCCGCAACCGGTTTCGCGGCGAATACGACGAGGGCGTCGCCGAGCGCATCCTGACCGCTCCGGCAGGCCAGGAAGAGCCGATCCACTTGTCCGACATGCATCGCGCGCTGCTGACCTTGCCGCCCGAACGGCGCGAGGCGCTGCTGCTCGTGGGCGCAGGGGGCTTTTCTTACGAGGAAGCCTCGGAAATCTGCGGCTGCGCCGTCGGGACCATCAAGAGCCGCGTCGGTCGCGCGCGCGCGACCCTCAATTCGATGCTCGCAGACGACGATATCCCGCAGCGTTCGATCGATGACGCGAGCGCGCATCGCGCGATTCTCGAAGAGTTAGACCAGGTCGCCGCAGGAAACGGGATCGCCGCAGCCAAACCCTAG